A genomic window from Aedes albopictus strain Foshan unplaced genomic scaffold, AalbF5 HiC_scaffold_306, whole genome shotgun sequence includes:
- the LOC134284554 gene encoding histone H2B-like yields MAPPKSASGKATKKSPAAGKAQKNIVKGEKKKKKPRRKESYAIYIYKVLKQVHPDTGVSSKAMSIMNSFVNDIFERIAAEASRLAHYNKRSTITSREIQTAVRLLLPGELAKHAVSEGTKAVTKYTSSK; encoded by the coding sequence ATGGCACCACCGAAGTCAGCAAGCGGAAAGGCCACCAAGAAGTCGCCCGCCGCCGGCAAGGCCCAGAAGAACATCGTCAagggcgaaaagaagaagaagaagccacgcCGAAAGGAAAGCTACGCTATCTACATCTACAAGGTGCTGAAACAAGTCCACCCGGACACCGGTGTCTCGTCGAAGGCTATGAGCATCATGAACAGCTTCGTCAACGACATCTTCGAACGGATCGCCGCCGAAGCCTCCCGATTGGCGCACTACAACAAGCGGTCGACGATCACCTCCCGGGAAATTCAAACCGCCGTCCGGTTGCTGCTCCCCGGCGAGTTGGCCAAGCATGCCGTTTCCGAGGGGACCAAGGCCGTCACCAAGTACACAAGCTCGAAGTAG